One segment of Nostoc piscinale CENA21 DNA contains the following:
- a CDS encoding allophycocyanin subunit alpha-B, translated as MTVISQVILKADDELRYPSSGELKSIKEFLQTGEQRTRIAATLSENEKKIVQEATKQLWQKRPDFIAPGGNAYGERQRALCIRDFGWYLRLITYGVLAGDKEPIEKIGLIGVREMYNSLGVPVPGMVEAINCLKKASLDLLSADDAAAASPYFDYIIQAMS; from the coding sequence ATGACTGTAATTAGCCAAGTTATTCTCAAAGCCGACGACGAACTGCGTTATCCCAGCAGTGGCGAACTCAAAAGTATCAAAGAATTTTTGCAAACAGGGGAGCAACGGACTCGTATTGCTGCCACCCTGTCCGAAAATGAAAAAAAGATAGTTCAGGAAGCCACCAAGCAACTTTGGCAGAAGCGTCCTGATTTTATCGCACCCGGTGGCAATGCCTACGGTGAACGCCAACGTGCATTGTGTATCCGCGACTTTGGCTGGTATTTACGCCTGATTACCTATGGTGTACTTGCTGGTGACAAAGAACCAATTGAAAAAATCGGTTTAATTGGTGTGCGGGAAATGTACAACTCCCTTGGTGTTCCCGTTCCTGGAATGGTAGAAGCCATCAATTGTCTGAAAAAAGCCTCTCTTGACCTCCTAAGTGCAGACGACGCAGCAGCAGCATCACCATACTTTGATTACATCATTCAAGCGATGTCATA